The Rana temporaria chromosome 13, aRanTem1.1, whole genome shotgun sequence genome has a window encoding:
- the LOC120920742 gene encoding olfactory receptor-like protein OLF3 has protein sequence MDYMNHTSPLQFILIGLSTNSYLQSVYFVIFLIMYIVTVVGNALIIIVVRVDSRLHTPMYFFLSNLSFIDLCFSSTIVPKLLVITLTKDKSISFLGCATQMYFHLALGGTECVILSIMAFDRYMAICNPLRYNTIMNKQLCIQLAVGTWCAIFVNSSSHAFFTFQLPYCRSNHVDHYFCEMPPLFRLSCKDTLLNEIAVYVSGGLVALCAFALTLMSYVQIISTVLKIRSTGGRHKAFSTCASHLAVVCLYYGAISFMYMRPRNSYSPNKDRAVSILYTVVTPMVNPIIYSIRNKEVKGSLKKMIISKMKS, from the coding sequence ATGGATTACATGAATCATACTTCTCCTCTTCAGTTTATCCTTATTGGACTGTCCACAAATAGTTATCTACAGAGTgtatattttgttatatttttaataatgtaCATAGTCACAGTTGTAGGTAATGCCCTTATCATCATAGTGGTCAGAGTTGACAGCAGACTTCATACCCCAATGTACTTTTTCCTTAGTAACCTTTCATTCATTGACCTCTGCTTTTCTTCCACCATTGTGCCAAAACTCTTAGTCATTACCTTAACCAAAGACAAGAGTATTTCTTTTCTAGGCTGTGCAACCCAAATGTATTTCCACTTGGCTTTAGGAGGAACTGAATGTGTCATTTTGTCCATCATGGCTTTTGATAGGTACATGGCTATCTGCAATCCCTTACGGTACAACACTATTATGAACAAGCAGCTCTGTATTCAATTGGCGGTTGGCACATGGTGCGCTATCTTTGTGAACTCCAGCTCTCATGCGTTCTTTACTTTCCAGCTGCCATACTGTCGGTCAAATCATGTTGACCactacttttgtgaaatgccccCTCTCTTCCGGTTGTCTTGCAAGGATACTTTATTGAACGAAATAGCTGTATATGTTTCCGGGGGACTTGTTGCCCTTTGTGCTTTTGCTCTGACGCTTATGTCTTATGTTCAAATTATTTCCACCGTCCTGAAGATTCGGTCCACTGGAGGAAGACACAAAGCTTTCTCTACTTGTGCCTCGCACCTTGCTGTAGTTTGCCTATACTATGGGGCCATTTCCTTCATGTACATGAGACCTCGAAACAGCTACTCACCAAACAAAGACAGGGCAGTGTCAATCCTCTATACAGTAGTGACTCCAATGGTAAACCCCATAATTTATAGCATAAGAAACAAGGAGGTCAAAGGAAGTTTGAAGAAAATGATTATTTCAAAAATGAAGTCTTAA